A window of Thermococcus sp. MV5 contains these coding sequences:
- a CDS encoding carbohydrate ABC transporter permease: MDMPKYKLRKYIVSTSIAWLLGLIWLIPFIGVLMASIRPYKEIVSGWWHFSPFTLTLKNFVNAFNHPMFPISEGLKNSLIIAIPSTIIPLLVAALAAYAFARYSFPIKHYLFAFIVFLMALPQQMTIVPLYFLLRNLHLLNKFQGLILVHSAWGLAWIIFFMRNYFAMLPTDVEEAARIDGASDFKIFYKIVLPMALPGLISAAILQFTWVWSDFFLALVFLQNSEKYVATQRLPLLRGQYFVDWGVLTAASILVLLVPLLVYALFQKYYISGMIGWSTEK; this comes from the coding sequence ATGGATATGCCAAAATACAAGCTTAGAAAATACATAGTCTCAACCAGCATTGCATGGCTTTTGGGTTTGATTTGGTTAATACCATTCATAGGAGTGTTAATGGCTTCAATACGGCCTTATAAGGAAATTGTGAGTGGATGGTGGCATTTCAGTCCATTTACTCTAACACTAAAGAATTTTGTTAATGCTTTTAATCATCCAATGTTTCCAATAAGTGAAGGTCTAAAAAATTCCCTGATAATAGCAATTCCATCAACAATTATACCCCTTTTAGTGGCTGCGTTAGCCGCATACGCTTTTGCAAGATACAGCTTTCCCATAAAACACTATCTTTTTGCGTTTATAGTTTTCTTAATGGCCTTACCTCAGCAGATGACCATAGTGCCATTGTACTTCCTTCTTAGAAATCTCCATTTGTTAAACAAATTTCAGGGTTTAATACTTGTTCACTCAGCTTGGGGGTTGGCATGGATAATATTTTTCATGAGAAATTACTTTGCAATGCTTCCAACAGATGTTGAAGAAGCCGCGAGGATAGATGGGGCATCCGATTTTAAGATCTTTTATAAAATAGTTCTTCCAATGGCACTACCAGGATTAATTTCAGCAGCAATTCTCCAATTCACATGGGTTTGGAGTGACTTCTTCCTTGCTTTAGTCTTCTTACAGAATTCGGAAAAATACGTAGCTACACAAAGACTTCCATTACTTAGGGGACAGTATTTTGTTGACTGGGGAGTGTTAACAGCCGCATCAATCTTGGTCTTACTCGTTCCATTGCTTGTGTATGCACTTTTCCAAAAGTATTACATAAGTGGTATGATAGGATGGTCAACAGAAAAATGA
- a CDS encoding carbohydrate ABC transporter permease gives MKRPRSLASLFFLLPALILMVPFVIYPVFKTIYLSFFFGDEFVGLENYRNVLLSSDIVNLERFPTKSPPWGALVHNVVWIAIHLPVTVFLGLGIALLLRKKEVKGSSVIKSIVFLGMVIPMIVGGLIIRFLFEEGAGVVPAIFKALGIERLAVTWTAYPETALFAAILGSIWIWTGFSMLMYSAGLASIPKDYYEAALIDGANRFQIFKNVTWPLLKPITIVVVAMTLLWDLKIFDIVYVATGGGPGGASMVLALQMWDYFARALNYNYAAVVAVLLTTLTIIPALWLIRRRG, from the coding sequence ATGAAGAGGCCTAGGTCTTTGGCATCTCTCTTTTTTCTTTTACCAGCTTTGATTTTAATGGTTCCATTCGTGATATATCCTGTATTCAAGACCATATACCTTAGTTTCTTTTTCGGTGATGAATTTGTGGGATTAGAAAATTATAGAAACGTGCTTTTGAGTTCTGATATTGTAAATCTTGAAAGATTTCCCACAAAGTCTCCTCCTTGGGGAGCTCTTGTGCATAATGTGGTGTGGATAGCGATTCATCTTCCAGTCACTGTATTTTTGGGATTAGGAATTGCTCTCTTATTAAGAAAGAAAGAGGTTAAGGGGAGTTCCGTAATCAAATCAATAGTTTTTTTGGGAATGGTAATTCCTATGATTGTTGGAGGTTTGATTATCCGCTTTCTTTTTGAGGAAGGGGCAGGAGTAGTACCAGCTATATTCAAGGCATTGGGAATTGAAAGATTGGCAGTCACTTGGACGGCATATCCAGAGACTGCATTATTTGCGGCTATTTTGGGGTCAATCTGGATATGGACAGGTTTTAGCATGCTAATGTACTCAGCGGGATTAGCTTCAATACCTAAGGATTATTATGAAGCGGCCTTAATAGATGGTGCCAATAGATTTCAGATCTTCAAAAATGTGACATGGCCTTTGTTAAAGCCAATAACAATAGTAGTGGTGGCAATGACCCTCTTGTGGGATCTCAAGATATTTGATATCGTTTATGTGGCCACGGGGGGAGGACCAGGTGGAGCTTCAATGGTTCTTGCACTTCAAATGTGGGATTACTTTGCAAGAGCTCTTAACTACAACTATGCAGCAGTAGTAGCAGTGTTATTGACCACATTAACTATCATACCCGCCCTATGGCTAATTAGGAGGAGGGGATAA
- a CDS encoding ABC transporter substrate-binding protein: MNVKKTWFSFLLIGLLAVAVVASGCIGGETTTTTTTTTQIQEQITLKVIGPWSGAEFDAFKEVIKAFEAEHPNIKIEYKTYRAEDLSTILPLQFESGDTPADIIFMWGWFIADMAKKGHVMELNEVINPNEYVPGILDTTTVDGKIYGAPFTAAAKPGFWYRKSFFEKHGLKPPETWDEFVALLEQIKQIPGIKAPIASGDSVGWPISDVTEHFILTFGGAELQQKLINGEVKWQDPQVRSIFEERLVPLLNAGYFSDPIEWTSAVDLWWKGDYALYFMGTWLTGMVEDPTDLGLISLPGVKAMVLAPDYFMVPKYTTHPTEALELAKFLATEGQRIHVGTSSGKLATWKKVTIDDYWEPMKDVAKVVANVESAPDLDDSVGGEWQKTFWDQLKLLWVQPDRLDDVLKTLDEKFPKE; the protein is encoded by the coding sequence ATGAATGTTAAGAAAACATGGTTTAGTTTTTTGTTGATAGGACTCTTGGCAGTGGCAGTTGTGGCAAGTGGATGTATCGGTGGGGAGACCACTACCACCACAACAACTACAACCCAAATCCAAGAGCAAATTACCCTGAAAGTGATAGGGCCTTGGTCCGGGGCCGAGTTTGATGCATTCAAGGAAGTTATTAAGGCCTTTGAAGCTGAGCATCCAAACATAAAAATTGAATATAAGACTTATAGGGCGGAAGACCTTTCAACAATTCTACCCTTGCAATTTGAGTCGGGAGATACTCCTGCGGACATAATCTTCATGTGGGGATGGTTCATTGCAGACATGGCTAAAAAAGGCCATGTAATGGAACTTAATGAAGTCATTAATCCAAACGAATATGTTCCTGGGATCTTAGACACAACCACCGTTGATGGAAAGATTTATGGGGCGCCATTCACAGCAGCAGCCAAGCCCGGTTTCTGGTATAGAAAATCCTTCTTTGAAAAACATGGATTAAAACCGCCCGAGACATGGGATGAATTTGTGGCATTGCTTGAACAAATAAAACAAATACCCGGGATAAAGGCACCAATAGCTAGTGGAGACAGTGTTGGATGGCCAATTTCTGATGTAACTGAACACTTTATTCTGACTTTTGGAGGGGCAGAACTTCAACAAAAGCTCATAAATGGTGAAGTTAAGTGGCAAGATCCACAAGTAAGAAGCATATTTGAGGAAAGACTAGTTCCACTGTTGAATGCCGGTTATTTCAGCGATCCAATAGAGTGGACATCCGCCGTAGATCTCTGGTGGAAGGGAGATTATGCACTCTACTTTATGGGAACTTGGCTAACTGGAATGGTAGAAGATCCAACAGACTTGGGTCTTATATCGTTACCTGGTGTTAAGGCTATGGTGCTTGCACCGGATTACTTCATGGTACCAAAGTACACAACCCATCCGACTGAGGCATTAGAACTTGCTAAGTTCTTGGCCACAGAAGGGCAAAGGATTCACGTTGGAACTAGCTCAGGAAAGCTTGCAACATGGAAAAAAGTTACAATTGATGATTACTGGGAACCAATGAAAGACGTTGCTAAAGTTGTTGCCAACGTTGAGTCAGCACCGGATTTGGATGATAGTGTTGGAGGAGAATGGCAAAAAACATTCTGGGATCAGCTAAAACTTCTATGGGTACAGCCAGATAGATTGGATGATGTGCTAAAGACACTTGATGAGAAGTTCCCAAAAGAATGA
- a CDS encoding carbohydrate kinase encodes MIISIGEVLIDFIAKEEGKLKNIKEFERHPGGAPANVSVGLSRLGVKSALVSKVGDDPFGEFLIESLKKEGVETKYIVKDPEKHTGVVFVQLIGAKPEFILYDGVAYFNMKPGDIKVDIEKAELIHFGSVLFAREPSRSTIFEVLKKSKGKVPISYDVNIRLDLWREREEEMVKDIERGLKLANIVKIGDAELEYLQKNGIEMTDSNFALVAITKGARGCTILHSDLKVDIPSYEVQPLDTTGAGDAFMAALLASLKYMNKLHALEFSREELREVGRFANLVAALSTTTTGAWSVPTLEKIKCYEKFHFLP; translated from the coding sequence ATGATAATCTCAATAGGAGAAGTCTTAATAGACTTTATTGCAAAGGAAGAAGGAAAGTTAAAAAACATAAAAGAATTTGAAAGACATCCGGGAGGGGCACCGGCCAATGTTAGTGTCGGATTGAGCAGGTTGGGAGTAAAAAGTGCGTTGGTAAGTAAAGTGGGAGATGACCCCTTTGGAGAATTTCTCATCGAATCTCTCAAAAAGGAAGGAGTAGAAACTAAATATATAGTAAAAGATCCAGAAAAACATACCGGAGTAGTTTTCGTTCAACTCATAGGGGCGAAACCAGAATTTATACTTTATGATGGAGTAGCTTATTTTAACATGAAACCTGGAGATATAAAAGTGGATATCGAAAAAGCAGAGCTCATTCATTTTGGGAGTGTACTCTTCGCAAGAGAACCCAGTAGATCCACTATATTTGAAGTGCTCAAGAAATCTAAAGGAAAAGTGCCTATTAGTTATGATGTTAATATAAGACTTGACCTTTGGAGGGAAAGGGAAGAAGAAATGGTTAAAGATATCGAAAGAGGTCTTAAACTTGCCAATATAGTCAAAATAGGAGATGCTGAATTAGAATATCTCCAAAAAAATGGAATCGAGATGACGGATTCCAACTTCGCTCTCGTGGCAATAACAAAAGGTGCCAGAGGCTGCACAATTTTACACAGCGATCTTAAAGTCGATATTCCCTCATATGAAGTTCAACCTCTTGATACTACCGGTGCAGGGGATGCCTTTATGGCGGCTCTTTTAGCCAGTTTAAAATACATGAACAAGCTACATGCCTTAGAGTTCTCAAGAGAAGAGCTGAGAGAAGTTGGACGTTTTGCTAATCTTGTGGCAGCACTTTCCACGACAACAACAGGAGCGTGGAGTGTACCCACATTAGAGAAAATCAAGTGTTATGAGAAGTTTCATTTTCTTCCATGA
- a CDS encoding DUF998 domain-containing protein, with translation MAKWLKILGFLLPIFTFGGLVVVIYLNPWFSFTENALSDMGSIHNPISYVFNFLIILVGSLGLLFGIESARRKLTTPLFLIGMLCLTFVGVFPEEYSPHSLFAVAFYLFIFADIFYGGLKMIKRGTKSGFLWVLGSVTVFSVMLYLTKVFKGLAIPELLGAVFINAWIIFLALNIEK, from the coding sequence ATGGCTAAGTGGTTAAAAATCTTGGGTTTTCTGCTTCCAATTTTCACATTTGGTGGTCTTGTGGTAGTGATTTATTTAAACCCTTGGTTTTCTTTTACTGAGAATGCTCTCAGCGATATGGGTTCTATTCATAATCCAATATCTTATGTATTTAACTTCTTAATAATCCTTGTTGGTTCTCTTGGGCTTTTATTTGGAATTGAGAGTGCTAGAAGAAAGTTAACTACTCCTCTGTTTCTGATTGGAATGTTATGTTTAACATTTGTAGGGGTCTTTCCCGAAGAGTATAGTCCACACTCTCTTTTTGCAGTCGCATTTTACTTGTTTATTTTTGCGGATATTTTTTATGGTGGTCTAAAAATGATTAAGAGAGGTACGAAATCTGGATTTCTATGGGTTCTTGGAAGTGTAACAGTATTCTCTGTTATGTTGTATCTTACCAAGGTGTTCAAAGGGCTTGCAATTCCAGAACTTCTGGGAGCAGTTTTTATAAATGCGTGGATAATATTCTTGGCTTTAAATATTGAGAAATAA
- a CDS encoding nitroreductase family protein, which translates to MELKEAISKRVSIRYYENREVEEEKVNALIEAAIRAPTASGLENWFFVIYKSEQARKRIHEIMFESHIEYYQARGLPEEKVKKLKSKILENGMYKAPVYIGVFIERGIGVLKDSKYTQLEFIWAIESAAGAIENLMLKAVELGLGTCYIGVTSLDKYQKELREMAGLEDNWYLVGVIPVGYPTERISPRARRKSLDTIMRVV; encoded by the coding sequence ATGGAGCTAAAAGAGGCGATATCTAAAAGAGTGTCCATAAGATATTATGAGAATAGAGAGGTTGAAGAGGAAAAGGTAAATGCCCTTATAGAAGCAGCAATAAGAGCTCCAACTGCAAGTGGTCTTGAAAATTGGTTCTTTGTGATTTATAAAAGTGAGCAAGCAAGAAAGAGGATTCATGAAATAATGTTTGAATCTCACATTGAATATTATCAAGCGCGAGGATTACCAGAGGAAAAAGTTAAGAAGCTAAAGTCAAAGATACTTGAAAACGGGATGTATAAAGCACCTGTGTATATTGGTGTTTTCATTGAGAGGGGAATAGGGGTTTTAAAAGATAGTAAATATACTCAGTTGGAATTTATATGGGCCATAGAGAGCGCTGCTGGGGCTATAGAAAATCTCATGCTTAAAGCTGTTGAACTGGGCCTTGGAACATGCTACATTGGAGTAACAAGTCTTGATAAGTACCAAAAGGAACTTAGGGAAATGGCAGGCTTAGAAGATAACTGGTATCTTGTTGGAGTAATCCCTGTTGGTTATCCTACTGAGAGGATTAGTCCAAGGGCAAGAAGAAAATCCCTTGATACTATCATGAGAGTTGTCTAG
- the rpsB gene encoding 30S ribosomal protein S2, with amino-acid sequence MEEYLVPLDQYLAAGVHIGTQQKTKDMKRFIYRVRQDGLYVLDVRKTDERLRAAGKFLAKFDPERILAVSVRLYGQKPVKKFGEITGARSIPGRFLPGTMTNPLVKNFFEPDVLVVTDPRADHQAMKEAIDVGIPIVALVDTENLLSYVDLAIPTNNKGRKALALIYWVLAREVLFNRGDITTREDFKVPVEEFEMRIGGG; translated from the coding sequence ATGGAGGAATATTTAGTTCCACTTGATCAATATCTAGCTGCAGGTGTTCACATTGGAACACAGCAGAAGACGAAAGATATGAAGCGCTTTATATACAGAGTTAGGCAAGATGGCCTTTATGTGCTTGATGTCAGAAAAACAGACGAAAGACTTAGAGCAGCAGGTAAGTTCCTTGCAAAATTTGATCCTGAGAGAATATTAGCAGTAAGTGTTAGGCTCTATGGTCAGAAGCCGGTTAAAAAGTTTGGGGAAATTACAGGAGCAAGATCAATACCTGGAAGGTTCCTCCCAGGAACTATGACAAACCCATTAGTCAAGAATTTCTTTGAGCCAGATGTCCTTGTGGTTACAGATCCAAGGGCAGACCACCAGGCTATGAAAGAGGCAATTGACGTTGGAATCCCAATAGTTGCCCTTGTAGACACTGAGAACTTGTTGAGTTATGTTGACCTTGCTATACCAACAAACAATAAAGGAAGAAAAGCATTAGCTCTTATTTACTGGGTATTGGCTAGAGAAGTTCTCTTTAACAGAGGCGACATAACAACCAGAGAAGACTTCAAAGTTCCAGTAGAAGAGTTTGAAATGAGAATTGGTGGCGGTTAG